A section of the Rossellomorea marisflavi genome encodes:
- a CDS encoding tetratricopeptide repeat protein, giving the protein MTNQDEFGKVIAFPGLKDRLFEKGVEALEEGDAHAACDLLSQAYELESLNPEISTALVLALYECKEYEEAQGICREMLLEGVGDYFETVDMYLMILIQLHEHQDVVDTLHALFDEKEVPFEKEEHFRKLLQFSEKMLNAPVEEAEEEAHGSPLLEGKSLEEQIIITAGLVQRNIRPYRQELENSLQDEDMHPFVQTMIVNVLREHGVASEILVKKLGREGVVVPENLPEVFTSDAFREAVLSLEELLLQDSPSLIRHAEEVLKRHAFLLYPFDMEWDPDDIALAYGHYAAGILGDEDLEKDLQDKMDEGESKTILAFIHELEEISSPNI; this is encoded by the coding sequence ATGACAAATCAAGATGAGTTCGGGAAGGTGATTGCCTTTCCCGGTCTGAAGGACCGATTATTCGAAAAAGGGGTCGAAGCCTTGGAGGAGGGGGATGCGCATGCAGCATGCGATCTTCTTTCACAGGCCTACGAGCTTGAATCGTTGAATCCCGAAATCAGCACGGCCCTCGTCCTAGCCCTCTATGAGTGCAAGGAGTATGAGGAGGCGCAGGGAATCTGCCGGGAGATGCTCCTTGAAGGTGTCGGTGATTACTTCGAAACGGTCGACATGTACCTCATGATCCTCATCCAGCTGCATGAGCATCAGGATGTGGTGGATACACTCCATGCCCTCTTTGATGAAAAGGAAGTCCCGTTTGAGAAGGAAGAGCATTTCAGAAAGCTCCTTCAGTTCAGCGAGAAGATGTTGAATGCACCGGTGGAAGAAGCGGAGGAAGAAGCCCATGGATCGCCCCTTCTCGAAGGAAAAAGCCTTGAAGAACAAATCATTATCACAGCTGGATTGGTCCAGCGGAATATCAGGCCGTACAGGCAGGAACTCGAAAACAGCCTGCAGGATGAAGACATGCATCCCTTCGTCCAGACCATGATCGTGAATGTCTTGAGGGAGCATGGGGTAGCAAGTGAGATCCTCGTGAAAAAGCTTGGAAGGGAAGGAGTCGTGGTGCCGGAGAACCTTCCGGAGGTTTTCACCTCGGACGCATTCCGTGAAGCCGTCCTTTCACTGGAGGAACTCCTCCTTCAGGACAGCCCGTCCTTGATCCGGCATGCAGAAGAAGTGCTGAAGCGCCATGCCTTCCTTCTCTATCCCTTCGACATGGAATGGGATCCCGATGACATCGCCCTGGCCTATGGTCACTATGCGGCAGGCATCCTCGGGGATGAAGACTTGGAGAAGGATCTGCAGGACAAGATGGATGAAGGAGAGAGCAAAACGATCCTTGCTTTCATTCACGAACTTGAAGAAATTTCTTCACCGAATATTTAA